Proteins encoded within one genomic window of Amorphoplanes friuliensis DSM 7358:
- a CDS encoding cyanophycinase, whose product MAEQSRRSRLLVIGGAERYGPGGTEILRRFVDLAGGRDAELVVVATASAEPAVLEAEYAALFTRLGAGRVRALRLETRAQANDPAVIDALETATGVFFTGGDQLRITTILGGTRTDSALQTLVHAGAIVLGGTSAGAAMMSGTMILGGDEPGVSRAAVRTGPGLEFLPGVLIDMHFAERGRLNRLLSAVALYPHELGLGIDEDTAILADGDTFEVLGTGAVTVVDAGASAEIRVPADGPVTLTGARIHVLPAGCRFELSGRRPSIVDGTAGERELAA is encoded by the coding sequence ATGGCCGAGCAGTCCCGCCGCTCCCGACTGCTGGTCATCGGGGGTGCCGAACGGTACGGCCCCGGTGGCACCGAGATCCTGCGCCGGTTCGTCGACCTGGCCGGTGGGCGGGACGCCGAGCTCGTGGTCGTCGCGACCGCCAGCGCCGAACCCGCCGTCCTGGAGGCGGAGTACGCCGCGCTGTTCACCCGTCTCGGCGCCGGTCGCGTGCGGGCGCTGCGCCTCGAGACCCGCGCCCAGGCCAACGACCCGGCGGTGATCGACGCGCTCGAGACCGCCACCGGCGTCTTCTTCACCGGCGGCGACCAGCTGCGGATCACCACGATCCTCGGCGGCACGCGGACCGACTCGGCCCTGCAGACCCTGGTCCACGCTGGTGCGATCGTCCTCGGCGGCACCAGCGCCGGCGCCGCGATGATGTCCGGCACGATGATCCTCGGCGGTGACGAGCCCGGCGTCAGCCGCGCGGCCGTCCGCACCGGACCCGGCCTGGAGTTCCTCCCCGGTGTCCTCATCGACATGCACTTCGCCGAACGCGGCCGGCTCAACCGGCTGCTCAGCGCCGTTGCGCTCTACCCGCACGAGCTGGGCCTGGGCATCGACGAGGACACCGCGATCCTCGCGGACGGCGACACCTTCGAGGTGCTCGGCACCGGCGCGGTCACCGTCGTCGACGCGGGCGCATCCGCCGAGATCCGGGTGCCCGCCGACGGGCCGGTCACGCTCACCGGCGCGCGCATCCACGTGCTTCCTGCCGGGTGCAGGTTCGAACTGTCCGGACGCCGCCCCTCGATCGTCGACGGGACCGCCGGGGAACGGGAACTGGCCGCATGA
- the urtC gene encoding urea ABC transporter permease subunit UrtC — protein MTLTWSKRAAFVAVALLLFVAPLLFTPFRLDLLAKYLCYAIVAVGIALAWGRGGMLTLGQGVFFGLGGYAMGMHLKLVEAGPGQLPDFMSWSGVEQLPLLWKPFANPVFALVMVVVLPVTVALLLGLLIFRQRVRGAYFAVLSQALAAAFVILLVGQQGLTGGTNGLTNFQLFFGLDLYDDADRRILYFVIVVVLGLSYLAVRQLTRSRYGQLLVAIRDGEDRVRFLGYDPALVKTLAFAVSAGLAGIAGALFVPVVGLLTPANLGVIASLELLIGVAIGGRYSLAGAVGGALLFGYAKTIFSESWPDGWLYVQGALFVAVMLWAPRGLAGLANQLRDAVAARRRPPPPVPVPVTLTPEEVRA, from the coding sequence ATGACGCTGACCTGGTCGAAACGCGCCGCGTTCGTCGCGGTGGCCCTGCTGCTGTTCGTGGCGCCGCTGCTGTTCACCCCGTTCCGGCTCGACCTGCTGGCCAAGTACCTGTGTTACGCGATCGTCGCGGTCGGCATCGCGCTGGCCTGGGGACGCGGCGGCATGCTGACGCTGGGCCAGGGGGTGTTCTTCGGTCTCGGCGGTTACGCCATGGGCATGCACCTCAAGCTGGTCGAGGCCGGCCCGGGTCAGCTGCCCGACTTCATGTCGTGGAGCGGTGTCGAGCAGTTGCCGCTGCTCTGGAAACCCTTTGCCAACCCCGTTTTTGCGCTGGTCATGGTCGTCGTCCTGCCGGTCACCGTGGCGCTGCTGCTCGGTCTGCTGATCTTCCGGCAGCGGGTCCGCGGCGCCTACTTCGCGGTGCTGTCGCAGGCGCTGGCCGCGGCGTTCGTGATCCTGCTCGTCGGTCAGCAGGGTCTGACCGGTGGCACCAACGGCCTGACCAACTTCCAGCTGTTCTTCGGCCTCGACCTCTACGACGACGCGGACCGCCGGATCCTGTACTTCGTCATCGTGGTGGTGCTCGGACTGTCCTATCTGGCCGTGCGTCAGCTCACCCGCAGCCGATACGGGCAGTTGCTGGTCGCGATCCGCGACGGCGAGGATCGGGTGCGGTTCCTCGGCTACGACCCCGCCCTGGTCAAGACGCTGGCCTTCGCGGTCTCGGCCGGGCTGGCCGGCATCGCGGGTGCGCTCTTCGTGCCCGTCGTCGGCCTGCTCACCCCAGCCAACCTCGGCGTCATCGCCTCGCTGGAACTGCTGATCGGTGTCGCGATCGGCGGCCGTTACTCGCTCGCGGGTGCGGTGGGCGGTGCGCTGCTCTTCGGCTACGCCAAGACGATCTTCAGCGAGTCCTGGCCCGACGGCTGGCTCTACGTGCAGGGCGCGCTCTTCGTCGCCGTCATGCTCTGGGCGCCACGCGGCCTGGCCGGCCTGGCCAACCAGCTCCGCGACGCCGTGGCCGCCCGCCGCCGTCCGCCCCCGCCGGTTCCCGTCCCGGTCACCCTCACCCCCGAGGAGGTACGCGCATGA
- the cphA gene encoding cyanophycin synthetase, with the protein MKILSIRRLRGPNVHLSRPAVVARLRLDDLTGRETSDIEGFTERLLRALPGLADHHCAAGAPGGFVSRMRGGTYFGHVTEHVSIELSQRIGRDVSFGRTVSAGEPGLYDLIVECPADESPDSTLPGELLGTAAALVTSIAAGEPVRAADLGHHLATLAALAEREATGPSTRSIIVAARRRGIPVERYADLSLLRLGWGSRRRLAWAAMTDRTSGVGVDIAADKQVTRRLLEDAGVPVAPGGAARTAQEAVRLLTTLGAPVVVKPRQGRQGEHVTLNLCTPKEVSDAFTAAGGDVVVERQLDGRDYRVLIVAGEVVAAAERVAAHVIGDGQNTVAGLVARTNADPRRGDGHARVLTRISLDDHAHLVLDRQNLTPDSVPAAGRQVWLRDNANLSTGGTGTDVTDLVHPDVARLCLRVAALVGLDIVGIDLRLEDIAAPVPPSGEPGLILTGVIEVNAVPGLRMHLAPVHGRSRDVGDAIVRAMFPAGSDGRIPTVAITGTNGKTTVARLTACLLGGTGLRIGLTTTEGVSIDGRTVHRGDATGPRSAQMVLGDPGVQAAVLETARGGTLRRGLGYDWTDVGVITNITADHLGQDGLDSIEDLAHVKALVAERVRDGGTLVLNADDPWVRSLVDRPRVRADRKRLVWFGTDPAQPVVAQHLGRGGVAYLMHDGWLVQATGARRTPLLRVEEVPGSFGGAAPYAAVNALAALAAARALGASQDLVVSRLTEFTPRVHNPGRATLLRLGDVTLFVDYAHNPAAIATVLRTLHRLFGPHRCVAAVTLPGDRRDDLLAASAQVLADGVTRAVLYEDEDPRGRAPGEVPALVEREMRMRRPTLTAVRASGYRAAVGEALRLAVSGDVVLVLYEKVGPMLACLEELGAVPADSTVVHAERLPARPARSLGLHPAAQTTVPS; encoded by the coding sequence ATGAAGATCCTCAGCATCCGCCGGCTGCGCGGACCCAACGTCCACCTCTCCCGCCCGGCCGTGGTGGCCCGGCTGCGCCTCGACGACCTCACCGGCCGCGAGACCAGCGACATCGAGGGATTCACCGAGCGCCTGCTGCGCGCGCTGCCCGGCCTCGCCGACCACCACTGCGCGGCCGGTGCGCCCGGCGGGTTTGTCAGCCGGATGCGCGGCGGCACCTACTTCGGGCACGTGACCGAGCACGTCAGCATCGAGCTGTCCCAGCGGATCGGGCGGGACGTGAGCTTCGGGCGTACGGTCTCGGCCGGTGAACCCGGCCTCTACGACCTGATCGTCGAGTGCCCGGCCGACGAATCACCCGACTCGACGCTGCCCGGGGAGTTGCTCGGAACCGCGGCTGCCCTGGTCACCTCGATCGCCGCCGGCGAGCCGGTCCGCGCCGCCGACCTCGGACACCACCTCGCCACCCTGGCCGCCCTGGCCGAACGGGAGGCCACCGGCCCGAGCACCCGCTCGATCATCGTCGCGGCCCGCCGCCGCGGCATCCCGGTCGAGCGTTACGCCGACCTGAGCCTGCTGCGTCTCGGCTGGGGCAGCCGCCGCCGCCTCGCCTGGGCCGCGATGACCGACCGCACCAGCGGCGTCGGTGTCGACATCGCCGCCGACAAACAGGTCACCCGCCGCCTCCTCGAGGACGCGGGCGTGCCGGTCGCACCCGGCGGCGCCGCCCGCACCGCGCAGGAAGCGGTCCGGCTGCTCACCACCCTCGGCGCCCCGGTCGTCGTCAAACCCCGCCAGGGCCGGCAGGGCGAGCACGTCACCCTCAACCTGTGTACGCCCAAAGAGGTCTCCGACGCGTTCACGGCCGCCGGCGGTGACGTGGTGGTCGAACGCCAGCTCGACGGCCGCGACTACCGCGTCCTGATCGTGGCCGGCGAGGTGGTCGCCGCCGCCGAACGCGTGGCGGCACACGTCATCGGTGACGGACAGAACACCGTCGCCGGCCTCGTGGCGCGGACCAACGCCGACCCGCGCCGCGGCGACGGCCACGCCCGGGTGCTGACCCGGATCAGCCTCGACGACCACGCGCACCTGGTGCTCGACCGGCAGAACCTCACCCCGGACAGCGTTCCCGCCGCGGGCCGGCAGGTCTGGCTGCGCGACAACGCCAACCTGTCCACCGGCGGCACCGGCACCGACGTGACCGACCTGGTGCACCCCGACGTCGCCCGCCTGTGCCTGCGCGTCGCGGCGCTCGTCGGGCTCGACATCGTCGGCATCGACCTGCGCCTCGAGGACATTGCCGCGCCGGTCCCGCCGTCCGGGGAACCCGGCCTGATCCTCACGGGTGTCATCGAGGTCAACGCCGTACCCGGTCTGCGCATGCACCTGGCCCCCGTCCACGGGCGGTCCCGCGACGTCGGCGACGCCATCGTCCGCGCGATGTTCCCCGCGGGCTCCGACGGCCGGATCCCCACCGTGGCGATCACCGGCACCAACGGCAAGACGACGGTGGCGCGGCTGACGGCGTGCCTGCTGGGTGGGACCGGTCTGCGGATCGGCCTGACCACGACCGAGGGTGTCAGCATCGACGGCCGCACCGTGCACCGCGGCGACGCGACCGGTCCCCGCTCGGCGCAGATGGTGCTGGGCGACCCGGGGGTGCAGGCGGCGGTCCTGGAGACCGCGCGTGGCGGCACGCTGCGGCGCGGTCTCGGCTACGACTGGACGGACGTCGGCGTCATCACCAACATCACCGCCGACCACCTCGGCCAGGACGGCCTCGACTCGATCGAGGATCTCGCCCACGTCAAGGCCCTGGTGGCCGAGCGGGTCCGGGACGGCGGCACGCTCGTCCTCAACGCCGACGATCCCTGGGTACGCAGCCTGGTGGACCGTCCCCGCGTCCGTGCCGACCGCAAACGCCTGGTCTGGTTCGGCACCGACCCCGCCCAGCCTGTCGTGGCCCAGCACCTCGGCCGTGGTGGTGTGGCCTACCTGATGCACGACGGCTGGCTGGTCCAGGCGACCGGTGCCCGGCGGACACCGCTGCTCAGGGTCGAGGAGGTGCCGGGCTCCTTCGGGGGCGCAGCGCCGTACGCGGCCGTCAACGCCCTGGCGGCCCTGGCGGCGGCCCGGGCGCTCGGAGCCTCGCAGGATCTGGTGGTCTCCCGCCTGACCGAGTTCACGCCGCGGGTCCACAACCCCGGCCGGGCGACCCTGCTGCGGCTGGGTGACGTGACGCTCTTCGTCGACTACGCCCACAACCCGGCGGCGATCGCGACCGTGCTGCGGACGCTGCACCGCCTCTTCGGGCCGCATCGCTGCGTCGCCGCGGTGACCCTGCCCGGTGACCGCCGCGACGATCTGCTGGCCGCCTCGGCCCAGGTGCTCGCCGACGGGGTGACCCGGGCGGTGCTCTACGAGGACGAGGATCCGCGCGGCCGTGCGCCGGGGGAGGTGCCGGCCCTGGTCGAGCGGGAGATGCGGATGCGACGGCCGACGCTGACCGCGGTCCGGGCTTCGGGCTATCGCGCGGCGGTCGGCGAAGCGCTGCGGCTGGCCGTCTCCGGCGATGTGGTTCTGGTCCTCTACGAGAAGGTCGGCCCGATGCTCGCCTGTCTCGAGGAGCTGGGCGCTGTGCCGGCGGACTCGACCGTCGTGCACGCCGAGCGGCTGCCCGCGCGGCCGGCTCGCAGTCTGGGCCTCCATCCCGCCGCGCAGACCACCGTCCCGTCCTGA
- a CDS encoding winged helix-turn-helix transcriptional regulator codes for MNPTISRPPALDWSIETCTIGRAMAVLGEKWTVLVLREIFNGVRRFADMREHTGIPRQVLTNRLSSLVEHGLLRREPYQEPGARIRHEYRLTAKGLDLYPVLTAVKEWGDRYLADPEGPPLEMAHRDCGAEIHTELHCADGHHVADYRQVVPRVGPGARRR; via the coding sequence ATGAATCCCACGATCTCGCGTCCACCGGCCCTCGACTGGTCCATCGAGACCTGCACGATCGGGCGGGCGATGGCGGTGCTGGGGGAGAAGTGGACCGTGCTGGTCCTGCGCGAGATCTTCAACGGCGTCCGGCGCTTCGCCGACATGCGGGAGCACACCGGCATCCCGCGCCAGGTGCTGACCAACCGTCTCTCCTCGCTGGTCGAGCACGGGCTGCTGCGCCGCGAGCCCTACCAGGAGCCGGGCGCCCGGATCCGCCACGAATACCGGCTGACCGCCAAGGGGCTCGACCTCTACCCGGTGCTGACCGCGGTGAAGGAGTGGGGCGACCGGTACCTCGCCGACCCCGAAGGGCCGCCGCTGGAGATGGCCCACCGCGACTGCGGCGCCGAGATCCACACCGAGCTGCACTGCGCGGACGGGCACCACGTCGCCGACTACCGCCAGGTCGTGCCGCGGGTCGGTCCCGGAGCGCGCCGCCGCTGA
- the urtB gene encoding urea ABC transporter permease subunit UrtB — protein sequence MGTLNQLVIGASIGAVLLLASLGLTFTFGQMGVINMAHGEFIMAGAYTAYVLQPVFGSQAVVVALPVAFAVGGVLGLILERLFIRRFYGRPLDTLLLTFGLSLILQQVARDIFGAPNVQVTAPGWLTGGLDLGGVRMPYNRIFILVLAVGCVVLISLYLSKLKQGRRMRAVMQNRQLAAVSGVATGRVDQATFFIGSGLAGVAGVALTLIGPVGPTLGSAYIVDAFLVVVAGGLGQLRGAVIAAFALGVLNSFVEFWTANGASFAKVVVFAVIIGFLQFRPQGMFVLRSRALT from the coding sequence ATGGGCACTCTGAACCAGTTGGTCATCGGGGCGAGCATCGGCGCTGTGCTGCTGCTCGCCTCGCTGGGCCTGACTTTCACGTTCGGCCAGATGGGCGTCATCAACATGGCGCACGGTGAGTTCATCATGGCCGGTGCGTACACCGCCTACGTCCTGCAGCCGGTCTTCGGTTCGCAGGCCGTGGTGGTGGCGCTGCCCGTGGCCTTCGCCGTCGGCGGGGTGCTCGGGCTGATCCTGGAACGCCTCTTCATCCGCCGTTTCTACGGCCGGCCCCTCGACACGCTGCTGCTGACGTTCGGGCTGAGCCTGATCCTGCAACAGGTCGCCCGGGACATCTTCGGGGCGCCGAACGTGCAGGTCACCGCGCCGGGGTGGCTCACCGGCGGCCTCGACCTGGGTGGTGTGCGGATGCCGTACAACAGGATCTTCATCCTGGTCCTGGCCGTGGGGTGTGTCGTGCTGATCTCGCTCTACCTGAGCAAGCTCAAGCAGGGCCGCCGGATGCGGGCCGTGATGCAGAACAGGCAGCTCGCGGCGGTCAGCGGTGTCGCGACCGGGCGTGTCGACCAGGCCACCTTCTTCATCGGCTCCGGGCTCGCCGGGGTTGCCGGGGTGGCGCTGACCCTGATCGGTCCGGTCGGGCCGACGCTGGGCAGCGCGTACATCGTGGACGCGTTCCTGGTCGTGGTGGCCGGGGGTCTCGGTCAGCTGCGCGGCGCGGTCATCGCGGCGTTCGCGCTGGGTGTGCTCAACAGCTTCGTCGAGTTCTGGACCGCGAACGGTGCCAGCTTCGCCAAGGTGGTGGTCTTCGCCGTGATCATCGGATTCCTGCAGTTCCGGCCGCAGGGCATGTTCGTGCTGCGATCGCGGGCCCTGACATGA
- a CDS encoding MFS transporter: MVVEEKTSAWAPLRDKVFRGLWIGVLASNVGTWMQTVGAQWQLVGEPDAATYVSLVQTATMLPVLLLALPSGTLADTFDRRRLLLGVQVGLFVVAGSLTALTVLDLMPPALLLTFTFLLGVGQALTLPTWQAVIPEVVPRDELASASALGAVNTNLARSAGPAVAGLLVAHVGVAAVFGLNALSFVIFAVALLRWRRPPESGTGHAERFGPALRAGGRYVRYSPVVRRILLRVLLFVLPGSVIWGLLPLVAEQELNLGSSGYGVLLAALGVGAVLGALLMPKVRERVAPNTLLVVSGVVYGLALFVVALVANVFVVVPVLVLTGLAWMIQVSRMNASLQLFLPNWVRARGFAIYQVVFAGGQAAGALLWGQVTEAFDLRTAYVAAAVLMLAGTATVAWLPLHSQDGDRSPATWWAEPHLMLEPHLDEGPVLVTATWRVPAENRAAFVAAMQAVRRSRQRTGATRWGLFRDGEQAEEFVEVYQVPTWAEHLRQHEGRLTGSDEREEEKAQALAGGPPSVSHLLPADSPD; the protein is encoded by the coding sequence GTGGTGGTCGAGGAGAAGACGAGCGCGTGGGCGCCCCTGCGGGACAAGGTTTTCCGCGGGCTCTGGATCGGTGTGCTCGCCAGCAACGTCGGCACGTGGATGCAGACGGTCGGCGCCCAGTGGCAGCTGGTGGGCGAGCCCGACGCGGCGACCTACGTCAGCCTCGTGCAGACCGCGACGATGCTGCCGGTCCTGCTGCTGGCCCTGCCGTCGGGGACGCTCGCCGATACCTTCGACCGCAGGCGGCTGCTGCTGGGCGTACAGGTGGGGCTGTTCGTGGTGGCCGGGAGCCTGACCGCGCTGACCGTGCTGGATCTGATGCCGCCGGCGCTGCTCCTGACTTTTACGTTCCTGCTCGGGGTCGGCCAGGCGCTCACGCTGCCGACCTGGCAGGCGGTCATTCCCGAGGTCGTGCCGCGCGACGAGCTCGCGTCGGCCTCGGCCCTCGGTGCGGTCAACACCAACCTGGCCCGCTCGGCCGGGCCCGCCGTGGCCGGACTGCTCGTCGCGCACGTCGGTGTCGCCGCGGTGTTCGGGCTCAACGCGCTGTCGTTCGTGATCTTCGCGGTCGCGCTGCTGCGCTGGCGGCGGCCGCCGGAGAGCGGGACCGGGCACGCCGAGCGGTTCGGCCCGGCGCTGCGGGCCGGCGGCCGGTACGTGCGCTACTCACCCGTCGTGCGCCGGATCCTGCTGCGTGTGCTGCTCTTCGTGCTGCCCGGCAGCGTGATCTGGGGTCTGCTGCCGCTGGTCGCCGAGCAGGAGCTGAACCTGGGCTCCAGCGGGTACGGCGTCCTGCTCGCCGCCCTCGGGGTGGGTGCGGTGCTGGGCGCCCTGCTGATGCCGAAGGTCCGCGAACGCGTCGCGCCGAACACGCTGCTGGTCGTCTCGGGAGTCGTCTACGGCCTGGCGCTCTTTGTCGTCGCCCTGGTCGCGAATGTCTTTGTCGTCGTGCCGGTGCTCGTGCTGACCGGGCTCGCCTGGATGATCCAGGTGTCCCGCATGAACGCCAGCCTGCAGCTCTTCCTGCCCAACTGGGTACGCGCCCGCGGCTTCGCGATCTACCAGGTCGTCTTCGCCGGGGGACAGGCCGCCGGGGCGCTGCTGTGGGGGCAGGTCACCGAGGCCTTCGACCTGCGGACGGCGTACGTGGCTGCGGCCGTACTGATGCTCGCCGGGACGGCGACCGTGGCCTGGCTGCCGCTGCACTCGCAGGACGGGGACCGGAGCCCGGCCACCTGGTGGGCCGAGCCGCATCTCATGCTCGAGCCGCACCTGGACGAGGGTCCCGTGCTGGTCACCGCGACCTGGCGGGTCCCGGCGGAGAACAGGGCGGCGTTCGTCGCGGCCATGCAGGCGGTACGCCGGTCGCGGCAGCGGACCGGCGCCACCCGCTGGGGGCTGTTCCGCGACGGTGAGCAGGCCGAGGAGTTCGTCGAGGTCTATCAGGTGCCCACCTGGGCCGAGCACCTGCGCCAGCACGAGGGCCGGCTGACCGGGAGCGACGAGCGGGAGGAGGAGAAGGCGCAGGCGCTGGCCGGTGGCCCGCCGTCGGTATCGCATCTGTTGCCCGCCGACTCCCCGGATTAG
- the urtE gene encoding urea ABC transporter ATP-binding subunit UrtE, which translates to MLEVRDLHVSYGRAQVLFGVGLEAPAASLVCLMGRNGVGKTTLLKAVMGVLPARSGTVTFDGRDITKLKVHERVRLGLGYVPQGHETFPQLTVAENLQVARETAGNRRAGVVDEAFDLFPALRGLLKRRAGFLSGGQQQQLAIARALVTEPRMLLLDEPTEGIQPSIVLEIEEAIRQLHAAGLGILLVEQYLELALRLADRFVILDAGEVVRSGPADDLRDESVRRLLAV; encoded by the coding sequence ATGCTCGAGGTACGCGATCTGCACGTGTCCTACGGCCGCGCCCAGGTGCTCTTCGGTGTCGGTCTCGAGGCGCCGGCGGCCTCGCTCGTCTGCCTGATGGGCCGCAACGGTGTCGGCAAGACCACCCTGCTGAAGGCGGTGATGGGTGTGCTGCCAGCCCGGTCAGGCACGGTCACCTTCGACGGGCGGGACATCACCAAACTGAAGGTGCACGAGCGTGTCCGGCTGGGACTCGGCTACGTGCCACAGGGGCACGAGACGTTCCCGCAGCTGACCGTCGCGGAAAATCTGCAGGTGGCCCGGGAGACCGCGGGCAACCGGCGGGCGGGTGTGGTCGACGAGGCCTTCGACCTCTTCCCGGCGCTGCGCGGGCTGCTCAAACGACGTGCCGGTTTCCTCTCCGGCGGCCAGCAGCAGCAGCTGGCGATCGCCCGGGCGCTGGTCACCGAGCCGCGGATGTTGTTGCTGGACGAGCCGACCGAGGGCATCCAGCCGTCGATCGTGCTCGAGATCGAGGAGGCGATCCGGCAGCTGCATGCCGCCGGGCTCGGCATCCTGCTGGTCGAGCAATATCTGGAGCTGGCCCTGCGGCTGGCGGACCGGTTCGTGATCCTCGACGCCGGTGAGGTGGTCCGCTCCGGCCCGGCCGACGATCTGCGCGACGAGTCGGTGCGGCGGCTCCTGGCGGTGTAG
- the urtD gene encoding urea ABC transporter ATP-binding protein UrtD: protein MSALLEVRGLNVVFSGFHAITDLDFTLDHGELRFLIGPNGAGKTTLIDVITGLTKPASGTVTFGGEALVGKREFQIVRAGVGRTFQTSVVFEELTVLDNLDLAAGFRRRMPALLRRRHGVSDDVASALDTIGLGDLADRPAGVLSHGQRQWLEIGMLVVQRPRLLLLDEPVAGMSRDERERTGELLQSVARDHTVLVVEHDMDFLRRFASTVTVLHEGRMLCEGTVAEVQADPRVQEVYLGRTREELDKEAA, encoded by the coding sequence ATGAGCGCCCTGTTGGAGGTCAGGGGGCTGAACGTCGTCTTTTCGGGGTTCCACGCCATCACCGATCTCGACTTCACGCTCGACCACGGCGAGCTGCGGTTTCTCATCGGACCGAACGGCGCGGGCAAGACCACGCTGATCGACGTGATCACCGGTCTGACCAAGCCGGCCTCCGGCACGGTGACGTTCGGGGGAGAGGCCCTCGTCGGCAAGCGCGAGTTCCAGATCGTGCGCGCGGGAGTCGGCCGTACGTTCCAGACCTCGGTGGTGTTCGAAGAACTGACCGTCCTCGACAACCTGGACCTGGCCGCGGGTTTCCGGCGCCGGATGCCCGCCCTGCTGCGCCGCCGCCACGGGGTCTCGGACGATGTCGCGTCGGCGCTGGACACCATCGGGCTGGGCGACCTCGCGGACAGGCCCGCCGGGGTGCTGTCGCACGGTCAGCGGCAGTGGCTGGAGATCGGCATGCTCGTGGTCCAGCGGCCGCGGCTGCTGCTGCTCGACGAGCCTGTCGCCGGGATGAGCCGCGACGAACGCGAACGCACCGGCGAGCTGCTGCAGTCGGTGGCCCGCGACCACACCGTGCTGGTCGTCGAGCACGACATGGACTTCCTGCGCCGTTTTGCCAGCACGGTCACCGTGCTGCACGAGGGCCGGATGCTGTGCGAGGGGACGGTGGCCGAGGTGCAGGCCGATCCCCGCGTTCAGGAGGTCTATCTCGGACGGACCCGCGAAGAGCTCGACAAGGAGGCGGCCTGA
- a CDS encoding PaaI family thioesterase — MTQTQDQTRTRTFSWTSPAELAALLASKGGLELMQGMAAGELPPPPIMSLIDLAGMEVEEGSVTFFLEPQEFHYNPLGTMHGGVISTLLDSAAACSLHSTLPVGVGYTSLDLNVKFLRAVTLKSGRLACKGSVLQKGRRTALTEARLTDSAGRLVAHATSSCMIFEAPAA; from the coding sequence ATGACGCAGACCCAGGACCAGACCCGCACCCGGACGTTCTCCTGGACCAGCCCGGCCGAGCTCGCGGCCCTGCTGGCGAGCAAGGGTGGTCTGGAGCTGATGCAGGGCATGGCCGCCGGTGAGCTGCCGCCCCCGCCGATCATGAGCCTCATCGACCTCGCCGGCATGGAGGTCGAGGAGGGCAGCGTCACGTTCTTCCTGGAGCCGCAGGAGTTCCACTACAACCCGCTCGGCACGATGCACGGCGGGGTCATCTCCACGCTGCTCGACAGTGCCGCGGCCTGCTCCCTGCACTCGACACTTCCCGTGGGTGTCGGCTACACCTCGCTCGACCTCAACGTGAAGTTCCTGCGGGCCGTCACCCTGAAGTCCGGACGGCTGGCCTGCAAGGGAAGCGTGCTGCAGAAGGGCCGCCGGACCGCGCTGACCGAGGCGCGCCTGACCGACTCGGCCGGGCGCCTCGTCGCCCATGCCACGTCCAGCTGCATGATCTTCGAGGCGCCCGCCGCCTGA